Proteins from one Mugil cephalus isolate CIBA_MC_2020 chromosome 15, CIBA_Mcephalus_1.1, whole genome shotgun sequence genomic window:
- the cchcr1 gene encoding coiled-coil alpha-helical rod protein 1 — translation MDKHNLLKERLVVPTEFTSPVVSRSIHEDLIPPSHFASSLQPGGAHSSIQIPAKLPPISWINPGVTSVPSGDASPANPWLAIAQAQKEILELRKENQRIMMLQEMVSVDHLSDIRARSKERSEQWSILESEWQLEAEKHKAEAERWKRQVEALKETAERYRTEMRDKDSALNRHIHESEAVREELSKATTELSLIREELNLCIAQKEKIGLQLERLKAEAGDEITKLRSDVEKSKKDSQELALKAEMDRLQIEEEAKQQSLRLSEQLEEMQKNRAAELQQLNASHCAELGTVRKTNRELQDNIQSMTSEVLRLKNTLMEVSAERDGLKEHLSQMGREFETQSATLHSLRNYIGQLTPEKGERERLIEAVERLNKEKAALQTTAELLTVRLNSVNEILALQEEKMMKKTSADPLKTGSEGLEVLQLWREKVFKLCIQLRSKDIELRGEKDKLLSNVRSVEHELQQELHRANVLQHSLQDRVAELDLERVEKEALKQELAKVHKENAQLKSQSQKAEAELQTLKEAVLRFSQTFGSKVAEVDAAKARLNTFSQRLTFAKRRVETIQSLIMRRAALQKVERACKQTEQTSDSLRNLQIEHGLVCEERDKLTQELKRTPELIEKALTDLKEQFESKVRLQQQELEQRWVEVQQAVAGREEAEESLKQIQAQLEDSKVNLEKLHCELLSLQERSEKGEAALQEKVSEIENQCAGKLREMEVQVNTARREHTKAVMTLRQFEREAASKQNEMKETHHWERESSKKGVLKKQLRETEKDKNLLPVSDAESSLMREHTRVHTAVLPNSAASVRHRQTPSERSRPTGEKVHLPADERLLCVLEELHTLSAAVVNSSDDSAEEEGQSDSVHS, via the exons ATGGATAAACACAACTTGCTAAAAGAAAGACTTGTTGTACCCACCGAGTTCACCTCGCCTGTGGTTTCAC GTTCAATCCATGAGGATCTTATACCTCCATCGCACTTTGCATCAAGTCTCCAGCCTGGTGGTGCACACAGTAGCATTCAAATCCCAGCGAAACTTCCGCCCATTTCCTGGATAAACCCAGGAGTAACATCAGTACCATCGGGGGATGCCAGTCCTGCCAATCCATGGCTCGCCATCGCTCAGGCTCAAAAGGAAATCTTGGAGCTGAGGAAAGAAAATCAGAGGATCATGATGCTCCAAGAAATGGTTTCTGTAGATCACTTGTCAGACATTAGGGCAAG ATCTAAAGAGAGAAGTGAGCAGTGGTCCATATTGGAGTCAGAGTGGCAGTTGGAGGCAGAAAAGCATAAGGCTGAAGCTGAAAGGTGGAAGAGGCAGGTGGAGGCCTTGAAAGAGACTGCAGAGAGATACAGGACAGAGATGAGAGACAAAGACTCTGCCCTGAACAG ACACATCCATGAGTCGGAAGCAGTGCGTGAAGAACTATCTAAGGCCACAACTGAACTCAGCCTGATCAGAGAGGAGCTCAACCTCTGCATTgcacagaaggagaaaatagGCTTGCAG CTTGAGAGACTGAAAGCAGAGGCTGGGGATGAAATTACAAAGCTGAGGAGTGATGTAGAGAAGAGCAAGAAGGACTCCCAGGAGCTTGCCCTGAAGGCTGAAATGGACAGGTTGCAGATCGAAGAGGAGGCCAAACAGCAGTCTCTTAGACTGTCAGAACAACTGGAGGAAATGCAAAAGAATAGAGCAGCGGAG CTGCAACAGTTGAATGCGTCCCATTGTGCAGAGTTGGGTacagtaagaaaaacaaacagagaactACAAGACAACATCCAATCTATGACCTCAGAAGTTCTGCggcttaaaaacacactgatggAAGTTTCTGCTGAGAGAGATGGACTGAAAGAACATTTAAG CCAAATGGGACGAGAGTTTGAGACGCAGTCTGCAACACTGCACAGCCTCAGAAATTACATTGGCCAGCTTACCccagagaaaggagagagggaacgATTAATTGAAGCTGTTGAG AGGCTGAACAAAGAGAAAGCTGCTCTTCAGACAACTGCAGAGCTTTTGACAGTCAGACTGAACTCTGTGAATGAGATACTTGCCCTTCAAGaagagaagatgatgaagaag ACCTCAGCAGACCCACTTAAGACTGGGTCTGAAGGCCTTGAAGTACTTCAGCTGTGGAGAGAGAAAGTGTTCAAGTTGTGCATCCAGCTTCGCTCAAAGGACATcgagctgagaggagagaaggatAAACTTCTTTCAAAT GTCAGATCTGTGGAACATGAGCTCCAGCAGGAGCTGCACCGAGCTAATGTGCTCCAACACAGTTTACAGGACAGGGTTGCTGAGCTGGACCTAGAGAGAGTGGAAAAAGAG gCTTTGAAACAAGAACTGGCCAAGGTTCACAAGGAGAATGCTCAGCTGAAGTCACAGAGCCAGAAAGCAGAGGCTGAACTTCAAACTTTGAAAGAGGCAGTGCTTAG GTTCAGTCAGACATTTGGAAGCAAGGTGGCAGAAGTGGACGCAGCTAAAGCAAGACTCAACACTTTTTCCCAGAGGCTGACTTTCGCTAAAAGACGAGTGGAGACAATccaat CTTTGATCATGAGAAGAGCAGCTCTGCAGAAGGTCGAGCGGGCTTGtaaacagacagaacagactTCTGACAG CCTCAGAAACCTCCAGATAGAGCATGGTCTGGTGTGTGAAGAGAGAGATAAACTCACCCAAGAGCTGAAAAGAACCCCAGAGCTCATCGAGAAAGCTCTGACTGACTTGAAAGAACAAT TTGAGAGTAAAGTCAGACTGCAGCAACAGGAGCTGGAGCAAAGGTGGGTGGAGGTCCAACAGGCAGTAGCAGGTCGGGAGGAGGCTGAAGAGAGCCTGAAGCAGATCCAGGCCCAGCTTGAGGACAGCAAAGTCAACCTGGAGAAACTCCACTGTGAGCTGCTCAGCCTGCAAGAGCGGAGTGAAAAGGGTGAGGCTG CCCTGCAGGAAAAAGTATCTGAGATCGAGAACCAGTGTGCTGGGAAGTTGAGAGAGATGGAGGTTCAAGTCAATACAGCCAGGAGAGAACACACCAAAGCAG TTATGACTTTGCGGCAGTTTGAGAGAGAGGCAGCGAGCAAACAAAATGAGATGAAAGAAACTCATCACTGGGAGAGAGAAAGCTCTAAGAAGGGAGTCCTGAAAAAACaactgagagagacagagaaggacaAAAACCTACTGCCG GTCTCTGATGCTGAGAGCAGTCTGATGAGGGAGCATACAAGAGTTCACACAGCGGTGCTGCcaaactctgctgcttcagtgagacacagacaaacacctTCAGAGAGGAGTCGCCCTACAGGAGAAAAAGTCCATCTACCTGCGGATG AGCGACTCCTGTGTGTTTTGGAGGAGCTCCATACTCTCAGTGCTGCAGTGGTAAACAGTTCAGACGActctgcagaggaagaaggacAGAGTGACAGTGTGCACAGCTGA